The window GATTACCTGACGAGGCATATCGGTGAAGCGGAATGGGATGTCCTGACCTTCCACTATCTCCAGCCGGATGCCGATTGGCACAACAAAGTGCTTTTCGCGATAGAGGACATGCCGGACCGGCCTGTCCTGATCGCTGACGCCGGGTTTATGTACGCTGCGAAAATGAGCGGACAGGCGGAGGCCTACGATCTGTTCACTCCGGACGTAGGAGAACTGGCCTTTCTCGCCGATGAGGAAGCTCCTCATCCTTTCTACACGCGTGGGTTCATCCTCCACCGCGAGGACGCCACACCGGAGATGATCGCCCGGGCCTACGAACATGCCAACGCCGCCCGGAACCTGCTTGTCAAGGGCCGCAAGGACTACGTCGCCGATCGGAAAGGCATCCGGGCGATCGTGGATCAACCGAGCGAGGAAGCCCTGGAAGCAATCGGCGGCACAGGCGACACACTGACCGGCATCGTATCGGCGTTGATCGAGGCGGGCATGCCCCTGCTGGAAGCGTCGCAAAAAGCAGCAAGGATCAATCGTATTGCAGGGGCCCTTGCACAACCCACACCCGCTAGTCAGGTGCTCGATATCATCGCGCACATAGCCGCTGCCCTGAAACAGGTCCTATGAGAGGACATTCGATATCACCCTCCCGCCGGCGAAATATGGGCTGGCCGTTGTTTGTCAGCGGTTGTTCAGACCTCCTCATCGGCATGTCTTATCCGTTCATCTTTGCGGCAACTCTCCGAGGGGCGGTCTCTTTGGCGAAAAGGGACAATATGAATGCAAGAGCAGAACACACAACCACCACCCACATTGTTGCCGTCAGCCCATAGAGATCTGCTATTCTGCCTCCGAAGACCGGAAAGACGGTTGCCCCGATGATTTCCCCGAGACCTTGTGGCACAGCTACTGCCGTAGCTGCTATCGTGAATGGAACACTTTCAGTAGGAATAATCACCAGATATATGGGAAAACTGGAAAGGCCGATACAGAAAAGGGTAAAATAAATCGCTAAAGAAAAAGCGCCAGTCCCTTGAGGGGCGATCGCAAAAAGAATCCCACCCAAGGTTCCTAAACCGAATAATACCAGCAGGACGGGCTTTCGTCCGACTTTATCCGAAATGGATGGTGCGATCAATTGGAGGATGAAAGTCAGAAATCCTCCCCCCGCCATAATCCAACCAGTCTGTATCGGACTGAATCCATGAACCTTGCTGAAAAAAGAAGGGACGAAGGTAAACAACACCCAAAGGTAAGCCATGGTGAAAACCGCGACCACGGTCATCAGGATAACGTTCCGGTACCTGAAGACATCCCATATGTGAAATTCCCGCCCCTCGTGAAGCAGAACTTTTCGTCCCGTCTCTTTCCGGACGCGGATGTTTTCCGCTACGGACGGTGGTTCCCTCATGAACCGGGACATATACCAGATAAGAATTATGCCCGGGAT of the Desulfatiglans anilini DSM 4660 genome contains:
- a CDS encoding NAD(P)H-hydrate dehydratase: MLAIVGTVPCEDVPIVIGKADLQDGLLQVEDRRFPVNRGTPALLAASVTVCKALGLPLPLAYLVGDTGPGKGSRRLYDYLTRHIGEAEWDVLTFHYLQPDADWHNKVLFAIEDMPDRPVLIADAGFMYAAKMSGQAEAYDLFTPDVGELAFLADEEAPHPFYTRGFILHREDATPEMIARAYEHANAARNLLVKGRKDYVADRKGIRAIVDQPSEEALEAIGGTGDTLTGIVSALIEAGMPLLEASQKAARINRIAGALAQPTPASQVLDIIAHIAAALKQVL
- a CDS encoding MFS transporter, which produces MKLNYVGKLSIVFGLTWGFSGLDRCMIGYAAPGFMPELEFTYAQLGLIVTLTAIGAAIGAWVVNPLTEYYGRRKGSIWGNLGAHLFSGLTGLVQGFGQMVGIRTLMGIGFGSMYGPGFAAIAEESPPEKRGFWMGLTQSFWPLFGMGFGPIIAGYLLSTVGWRYGFFLVAIPGIILIWYMSRFMREPPSVAENIRVRKETGRKVLLHEGREFHIWDVFRYRNVILMTVVAVFTMAYLWVLFTFVPSFFSKVHGFSPIQTGWIMAGGGFLTFILQLIAPSISDKVGRKPVLLVLFGLGTLGGILFAIAPQGTGAFSLAIYFTLFCIGLSSFPIYLVIIPTESVPFTIAATAVAVPQGLGEIIGATVFPVFGGRIADLYGLTATMWVVVVCSALAFILSLFAKETAPRRVAAKMNG